A window of Silurus meridionalis isolate SWU-2019-XX chromosome 4, ASM1480568v1, whole genome shotgun sequence contains these coding sequences:
- the LOC124385089 gene encoding transcription factor SOX-4-like has product MVQKTSLTESCDSGAMDIASPGADKLVDPGWCKTPSGHIKRPMNAFMVWSQIERRKIMEQSPDMHNAEISKRLGKRWKLLKDTDKIPFIREAERLRLKHMADYPDYKYRPRKKPKSNGGSKNGDKASGGTGAHGAILKAPSKKSGSSRPGSGSGGHGKAHKTAHKAAPLEPAAVADHHALYKSNKSDKKPKRVYVFGSGGGGSVPASPTLSSSTEFSDAQSLYEDSHRAFRAPSPAPSASRLSQSPSSSSSPSSSSSSSSDEEFEDDMAEVRPRASPGFDSTSLGSFGSNSSSSSASSCSPALDRDWDSSFESCAGSHFDFPDYCTPEVTEMISRDWLESTISNLVFTY; this is encoded by the coding sequence ATGGTGCAGAAAACGAGCCTTACAGAGAGCTGTGATTCCGGAGCGATGGACATCGCAAGCCCCGGAGCCGATAAGCTCGTGGACCCGGGCTGGTGCAAGACCCCCAGCGGACACATCAAGCGTCCAATGAACGCGTTTATGGTGTGGTCACAGATCGAGCGGCGGAAGATCATGGAGCAGTCTCCCGACATGCACAACGCGGAGATCTCCAAGCGCCTCGGGAAGCGCTGGAAACTGCTCAAGGACACCGACAAGATCCCGTTCATCCGCGAGGCAGAGCGCCTGCGCCTCAAACACATGGCCGACTACCCGGACTACAAATACCGACCGCGGAAAAAGCCCAAGTCAAACGGAGGATCCAAGAACGGCGACAAGGCAAGTGGAGGTACCGGTGCTCACGGCGCCATCTTGAAGGCTCCTTCCAAAAAGAGCGGAAGTTCCCGACCGGGCAGCGGCAGCGGAGGACACGGCAAGGCGCATAAGACGGCTCACAAAGCTGCGCCACTTGAACCGGCTGCCGTGGCGGACCACCACGCGCTCTACAAGTCCAACAAGTCGGACAAGAAACCGAAAAGAGTTTACGTCTTCGGGagcggaggaggaggaagtgtcccTGCGAGTCCGACTCTGAGCAGTTCAACCGAGTTCAGCGACGCACAGAGTCTCTACGAGGACTCCCACCGCGCCTTCCGCGCGCCCTCGCCTGCTCCGTCCGCCTCGCGCTTATCCCAAtctccatcatcttcatcatcaccatcttctTCTTCGTCCTCGTCATCCGACGAGGAGTTTGAGGACGACATGGCGGAGGTGAGGCCCCGTGCGAGCCCCGGATTCGACAGCACGTCTCTGGGAAGCTTCGGCTCtaactcatcctcctcttccgcGTCCTCGTGCTCGCCGGCGCTCGACCGCGACTGGGACTCGAGCTTCGAATCGTGTGCGGGCTCTCACTTCGACTTCCCCGATTACTGCACACCCGAGGTGACCGAGATGATCTCCCGGGACTGGCTCGAGTCTACTATTTCCAACCTCGTGTTCACTTACTGA